A stretch of DNA from Microlunatus capsulatus:
CTTGATGCCGCGCAGCGGGTAGCGCGCGATCAGCTCCTCCAGCCGGGTGAAGGCCACGAGCAGCTCGTCGGTGGCCGTCGCGAACCGCTTGCCCAGCGTCGTCACCTGCGCGGCGACGTTGTGCGAGCGGCCGGCGATCGGGCGGTCCGCGTAGCGCTCGGCCAGCCCGGCCAGCCGGACCAGCGCGGCGACGAGCCGGTCGCGGACGAGCTTCATCGCGCTGAGGACCTGCAGCTGCTCGACGTTCTCGGTGAGGTCGCGCGAGGTCATCCCCTTGTGCACCTGCTCGGCGCCGGCGAGGGCGTTGAACTCCTCGATCCGGGCCTTGACGTCGTGCCGGGTGACCTTCTCCCGCTCGGCGATCGAGGCGAGGTCGACGTCGGTGAGCACCCGCTCGTAGGCGGCGACCACGGCGTCGAGGTCGCCCGCGTCGCCGAGGTCGACGCCGAGGTCGCGCTGCGCGGCCAGGACGGCCAGCCAGAGCCGGCGCTCGGCGACGATCTTGTCGGGAGCGGACCAGATGGCGCGCATCTGCTCGGAGGCGTAGCGGCTGGCGAGCACGTTGGGGACGACCATGGTCAGACCTGCTTCTCCGCCGCGGCGGCGGCGATGTCGGTGCGGTGGAAGGAGCCCTCGAGCTCCACGGTGGCGAGGCGGGCGTAGGCGCGCTCCCGGGCCCGGGCCAGGTCGGCGCCGGTGCCGACCACGGCCAGCACGCGGCCGCCGCTGCTGACGACCCGGCCCCGGGCGTCGGCGGCGGTGCCGGCCTGGACGACGGAGGCGCCCTCGACGGCCACGTCCAGCCCGCCGACCGGGTCCCCGGTGCGCGGGGTGCCGGGGTAGCCGGCGGCGGCCACGACGACGGCGACGGCCGATCCCGCGTCCCAGACGAGCTCGGGCTCGGCGTCCAGGGTGCCGGTGGCGGCGGCGTGCAGCAGCCGGGCCAGCGGGGTGCGCAGCAGCGCCAGCAGCGGCTGGGTCTCCGGGTCGCCGAAGCGGGCGTTGAACTCGATGACCCGGACGCCGTGCCGGGTCAGCGCGAGGCCGGCGTAGAGCAGGCCGGCGAAGGGCGTGCCGCGCCGGGACAGCTCGTCGACCGTCGGCTGCAGGACGGTCCGGGTGACCTCGGCGACGAGGTCGGGCGGGGCCCACGGCAGCGGCGTGTAGGCCCCCATGCCGCCGGTGTTGGGGCCGGTGTCCCCGTCCCCGACGCGCTTGAAGTCCTGCGCCGGCTGCAGGGCGCGGACGGTGCGGCCGTCGGTGACGGCGAAGAGGCTGACCTCGGGGCCGTCGAGGTACTCCTCGACGACGACGCGGCCGCAGCCGGCCGCGTGGGCCAGCGCCTCGTCGCGGTCGGAGGTGACGACGACGCCCTTGCCGGCGGCCAGGCCGTCGTCCTTGACGACGTAGGGCGGGCCGAAGGCGTCGAGGGCGGCGGCCACCTCGTCGGCGGTGGCGCAGACGTGGGCGCGCGCGGTGGGCACGCCGGCGGCGGCCATCACCTCCTTGGCGAAGGCCTTGCTGCCCTCCAGCCGGGCGGCCGCGGCCGAGGGGCCGAAGCAGGCGACGCCGGCGGCGCGGACGGCGTCGGCGACCCCGGCCACCAGGGGGGCCTCGGGGCCGATGACGACGAGGTCGACGCCCAGCCGGGTGGCGAGCGCGGCGACCGCGTCGCCGTCGAGGGCGTCGACGGGGTGGTTGGTGGCCGCCTCGGCGGTGCCCGGGTTGCCGGGGGCGGCGTGCACCGCGCGCACCTGCGGGTCGCGGGCCAGCGCGAGGACGAGGGCGTGCTCGCGGCCGCCCGACCCGATCACCAGGACACTGCTCGGCTCCGCCACGGGCCGGAAGCCTACCGGGGCCGCGGCAGGACCCCCGGCGCGCGACCGGGGCAGCCGACGGAGGCCCGCTCCCGCAGCGGGCAGCTGAACACCATCCGGCGGATCTCGGGCGACGCCCCGCCCAGCCGCTCGAGGAGCAGCCCGACGGCCTGCTCGGCCATCGCCCCGTCGGGCCGGTGCACCGTGGTCATCGGCGGGTCGAGCCTGCTCGTCAGCCGCTCGCCGTCCTCCAGGCTGACCAGGGAGAGGTCCTGCGGCACCCGCAGGCCCAGCTCGGCCGCGACCAGCGCGGCCCCGACGGCCAGCCGCTCGTGGGTGCAGACCAGCGCCGTCGGCGGCTCCGGTCCCGACAGCACGGCCCGGGCCGCGCGGGCTCCGTCGTCGATGTTGCGCCCGGCCACGACGGGCTGCGGGGGCTCGACGCCGGCGGCGGTGGCGGCCTGCTGCACACCGGCGACCCGGAGCCGGCTCTGCAGCGAGCCGGGGTCGCCCACGAGCAGACCGATCCGGCGGTGGCCGTGCCGCAGCAGCACCTCGGCGGCGCGCTGGCCCGCCTGCACCTCGTCCGGCGTCACGCTGCTGACGGCGCCGTCGGGGTCCAGGCAGTTGAGCAGCACCGTCGGGGTGCTGTGCAGCACCTCGGGCGGGCGGTAGTGGGCCAGCGCCGGGGAGACGACGAGGAAGCCGTCGACCTGCCGGTCCCGCAGCGTGTCGAGCTGGCGACGCTCGACCTCGGCGTCGTCGTCGGTGTCCATCACCAGCAGCAGGTAGCTGTGCTCGCCCGCCTTGCGCAGCGCCCGGTGCAGCATCGTCTGGGAGAAGCCGACGACACCCGGCCAGGTGAGCACGCCGAGGGTCCGGGTGCGTCGGCTGCGCAGGCTGAGGGCCACCGCGTTCGGCGTGTAGTCCAGCTGCGCGGCCGCCGCCCGGACGGCCTTCTGCTTCTCCTCGCTGATGTTGCCGGCGCCGCGGCCGTTGAGGACCAGGGAGACGGCGCTCCGCGAGACGCCCGCCAGGTCGGCGACGTCCTGTGCCGTTGCCCTGCGCGCCATGTCTCCTCCCGGACCCCGAGCTGCTGCCCCGGCACCCCCGCGCCGACCCCTGTCAGAGCAGGTCGTGGACCAGGATGGACTGCTCGCGCGAGGGACCGACGCCGATGCCGGAGATCCGGGCGCCGCACAGCTCCTCGAGACGGTTCACGTAGGCCTGCGTGTTCTTCGGCAGGTCGTCGAACGAGCGGCAGCCGCTGATGTCCTCGTCCCAGCCGTCGAGCTCCTCGTACACGGGGACGGCGTGGTGGAAGTCCGACTGCGACATCGGCATGGTGTCGTGCCGCACCCCGCCGACCTCGTAGCCCACGCACACCGGGATCCGCTCCCAGCCGGTGAGGATGTCCAGCTTGGTGAGGAAGATGTCGGTGAAGGCGTTCGCCCGCGCCGCCGCCTCGACGACGACGGCGTCGAACCAACCGCAGCGCCGGGGCCGGCCGGTCGTGGTGCCGAACTCCGCGCCGTCCTGGCGCAGCTTCTCGCCGTCGGCGTCGAGCAGCTCGGTCGGCATCGGGCCCTCGCCGACGCGGGTGGTGTAGGCCTTGGCGATGCCGATCACCCGGTTGATCCGGGTGGGCCCCACGCCGGAGCCGACGCAGGCGCCGGCCGCGACCGGGTTGGAGGACGTGACGTAGGGGTAGGTCCCGTGGTCGACGTCGAGGTGGTGCGCCTGCGCGCCCTCGAAGAGCACGACCTCGTCGCGGTCCAGCGCGTCGTTCAGCACCCGGGAGGTGTCGACGACGTGCGGGGTGATCCGCGCGGCGTGGGAGAGCAGGTGGTCCGCGACCTGGTCGGGGTCGAGCGCGCGGCGGTTGTAGACCTTCACGAGCAGGTGGTTCTTCTGCTCGAGGGCCGCCTCCACCTTCTGCCGCAGGATCGACTCGTCCAGCAGGTCCTGCACGCGGATGCCGATCCGGTTGACCTTGTCGGAGTAGGCCGGGCCGACGCCGCGGCCGGTGGTGCCGATCTTGTTCTTGCCCAGGAAGCGCTCGGTCACCTTGTCGATCACCTGGTGGTAGCTGGTGATGAGGTGCGCGTTGGCCGACACGAGGAGGTTCTCGGCGTCGACGCCGCGAGCCGCGAGGCCGTCCATCTCCTCGAACAGCACGTCGAGGTCGACGACGACGCCGTTGCCGATGACCGGCACGCACTCCGGGTTGAGGATGCCCGAGGGGAGCAGGTGGAGGGCGTAGCGCTCCCCGTTCACCACCAGGGTGTGGCCGGCGTTGTTGCCCCCGGAGTACCGGACGCAGTAGTCCACCCGGTCACCCAGCTGGTCCGTCGCCTTGCCCTTGCCCTCGTCGCCCCACTGGGCTCCCACCACAACGATGCCCGGCATGTGATCGCCGCCCTTCCGCTCGTCCCGTTCCGGGGACGAAAAGAGTGAAGCCCCCGGGCGATCGCCACGGGGACTCTTGCGACCAAACCCTACCGAAGTCCGGCCCCGCTGTCGCCCCGGCGTCGCCGGGGCGCTCCGCGGCTCAGCGCCGCAGGCCCGCGGAGGCCGCCTCGAGGTGGGTGAAGCCCGTCTCGGAGGAGTCGCGGAGGAACTGCGCGCAGCGCTCGTGCTCGGCGGTCTCGCCGATCCGCTCGGCGGCCAGGGCGAGCGCCCACAGCGCCCGCAGGAAGCCCTGGTTCGGCTCGTGCTCCCACGGCACGGGGCCGGAGCCCTTCCAGCCGGAGCGGCGCAGCGCGTCGAGCCCGCGGTGGTAGCCGGTGCGGGCGTAGGCGTAGGCGCCGAGGTCGGCCTCGAGCGTGCCGACGGTCAGCGCGGCCTCGGCCAGCAGGGCCCAGCACAGGGTGGAGTCGGGGTGCGCGGCGACGGTGGCGAGGAAGTGCTCGCGCCCGCGGTCGGCCAGGTCGGCCGTCGCGGGGTCCGGCGGCAGGAGGGTCGGGGCGGGGCCGGCGCCGGAGCTGGCGAGCAGGTTGCGGTGGGTCTCGGTCACCGGCCCGATCCTAGCCGGGGCGCGGACGCTCAGATCCAGCCGCGACGGCGGAAGCCGACGTAGAGCACCACGGCGGACACGACCATGATCACCAGCACCAGCCAGAAGCCGGCCACCGTGCCGTCCAGCGGGAACGCCACGTTCATGCCCGCGAAGCCGGTGACCAGCGTCGGCACCGCGATGATCGCCGCCCAGGCCGTGAGCTTCTTCATGATCGCGTTCATCCGCACGTCGGCCAGCGCCAGGCTGGTGTCGAACACCGAGGACAGCACCTCGCGCAGCGCGTCGGCGGCGGCGGCGACCCGGGTGTGCTGCTCGGCGATCATGCCCCAGCGGCGGACGGTGCGGGTGCTCTTGCCACCCTTGCCGCCCTTGGGCGCCGGCGGCGGGTTGTCCACCAGGTCGGTCATCACCGCGCGCATCGGCTCGGTCACGCGGCGCAGCTGGCTGAGCGCCGAGCGCAGCCGGAAGGCGTCGAGCTGCTCCGACCGGCTCAGCGGGCGCTCCTCGAACAGCACCTCCGACAGGCCGTCGGCCGCGTCCTCCAGCCACTGGACGGCGCTCTCGTAGGTGTTGACCACCGCGGTGATCAGGAGCTGCAGGCCCACCTCGACGCCGCCCTCGGCCAGCAGCTCGGCCTTCTGCAGCAGCAGCCGGGCGGGCTGGAAGCCGTCGACGTCGCCCACCAGGCAGATGAGCACCCGGTCGGTGGCGATGATCGAGATGGGGTGCACCGTCAGCGAGCACGAGGCGGGGTCGTGGGTGACGAGGTTGGTGACCACCAGGCGGGCCGTGCCCAGCGCCTCGAACTTGGCGCGGCGGTCGGTGGCGAGCAGGTCGCGGACGGCGAGGTCGTCGAGGTCGAGGGCCTGCGCGACGCCGCGCAGCTCGGCGGCGCCGTAGTCGGGGTCGCGCGGCAGCACCCACCAGGCCGACGCGTCGGTGTGCAGCTGCAGCACGTCGCTGAGGTCCTCGCCCGTCAGGTCCTCGGCGACGACGGAGCCCTTGGCCCAGACCCGGCTGAGGGGGACGGGGCCCGAGAGGGCGGCGGTGGCACTGCTCACCGTCCGAGCCTAGACCTGCGACGGCGCCGGACCAGGGTCCGGCGCCGTCGGCCGTGCGGGTCGTGCGCGCGTCCCGCGGGACGCGTCAGGTGCGGCTTAGGCCTTGCTGCTCAGCGAGGTGCCGGTGCTGCGCAGGTCCTCGCAGGCGGTGACGACGCGCTGCGCCATCCCGGCCTCGGCGGCCTTGCCCCAGGCGCGCGGGTCGTAGGCCTTCTTGTTGCCCACCTCGCCGTCGACCTTGAGGACGCCGTCGTAGTTGCTGAACATGTGCGCCGCGGCGGGCCGGGTGAAGGCGTACTGGGTGTCGGTGTCGATGTTCATCTTGATCACGCCGTAGTCCACCGCCGCCCGGATCTCCTCCAGGGTGGAGCCGGAGCCGCCGTGGAACACCAGGTCGAACGGGTTGGACTTGCCGATCTTGGCGCCGACCTGCTCCTGGATGTCCTTGAGGACCTCCGGGCGCAGCTTGACCGAGCCGGGCTTGTAGACCCCGTGCACGTTGCCGAAGGTCAGCGCGGTGATGTAGCGGCCGTGCTCGCCGGTGCCGAGGACCTCGATGGTCCGCATGCCGTCCTCGACGGTCGTGTACAGCTTGTCGTTGATCTCGTGGCTGACGCCGTCCTCCTCGCCGCCGACGACGCCCACCTCGATCTCGAGGATGATGCGGGCCTTGGCGGCCGCGGCCAGCAGCTCGTGGGCGATGGAGAGGTTCTCCTCCACCGGCACGGCCGAGCCGTCCCACATGTGGGACTGGAAGAGGGGGTTCTCGCCACGGTCGACGCGCTCCTGGGAGATGGCGATCAGCGGGCGGACGTAGCCGTCCAGCTTGTCCTTGGGGCAGTGGTCGGTGTGCAGGGCGATGTTGACCGGGTAGTTCTTGGCGACCTCGTGCGCGTACGCGGCGAGGGCGACGGCTCCGGTGACCTGGTTCTTGATGGTGGGGCCGGACGCGTACTCGGCGCCACCGGTCGAGACCTGGATGATGCCGTCGGAACCGGCCTCCGCGAAGCCCTGCAGGCAGGCGTTCAGGGTCTGCGACGAGCTGACGTTGATGGCCGGGTAGGCGAAGGAGCCCTTCTTGGCCGCGTCGATCATCTCGGCGTAGACCTCGGGAGTGGCGATGGGCATGCAGGTGGGTCCTCTCATACGGTGCGGGCCGGCGCGAGCGCGCGGCACGTCGGAGCGGCGCCCGCTCACGGGCACCGGCCTCAGTCTGTCAGGGGTGCCGGGGGCAGGGAAGTCGAGGTGCTCCCCGCGGGACGACCCCGGGTCCGGGCCGGCGGGGGGCGCCGGCGCGGGTCCGGGCGGGGGCCCGGCTCAGACGTCGAGGGCACCGAGGTCGACGCCGTGCCGGCCCCCGGAGTAGGCGCGGGCCGTGCTGTCGAGGGTCGCGGGGTGCACGTCGAACTGGTCGAGCGGGACCCCGACGGGCGGCCCGGAGGCGCGCCGGACCTCGAAGGCGGTGCCGCGGCGGCGGCGGACCATGGCCAGGCCGGTCACGTCGGCCCACGGGGTGAACGTCCGCGCCACCTGGATGCCGGGCCGCCCGACCCGGACGGCGGTGCCGCGGGGCACCCGCGCGACGGCCCGCCGGGCGCGCAGCCAGGCCACCAGGTAGCCGAGCAGCCAGGCGAGGGAGATGCCGAGGATGACGCCGTAGACGGTGAGCGTCGCCCGGCTCTGCCGCTCCTCGCCGCCGAAGACGTAGAGCAGCGTGAGGATCGTGGCGGTGATGAGGAGGCTGATGACGCGCCCCCACATCCCCCGCTTGCGGCGCCGCGCGCGCTCGCGCAGCTGGCCGTCGTCGAAGGGCACGAGGAGCTCGTCGATCCGGTCGCCCGCCGGCAGCACGCGCGAGGGCTGGGGAGCGCTGTGGGGGTCGTGCTGGGTGGTGGTCACGTCAGTTCTCCCGGGCCCCGCGCGGGGTGATGGCCATGTGGATGCGGTACCGGTCGGCCCGGTACCAGGACGTCGAGAGCTCGATCACCCGGTCGCCGGCGTAGGTGACGCGCTCCTGCACGAGCAGCGGGGCGCGCTTGGCGATGCCGAGGACCCGCGCCTGCGACGCGTCGGCGGACTCGGCGCGGACAGTCTGCTCCCCGCTGGTCACCACGACGCCGTACTCGCTGGCGAAGACGTCGTAGAGCGAGCCGAGCTCCCGCTGCAGCAGCCCGGGGAACAGGGCGGAGGGGTAGTGGCCGACCTCGTAGGCCATCGGCGTGCCGTCGGCGGTGCGCAGCCGCTCCACCCGGACGACGGGCCGGCCGGGCCGGATCCGCAGGGCGTAGGCCACCTCGTCGTCGGCGGCCTCCTCGCTGGCCGACAGCACGACGGTGGCGGGCAGCAGGCCGCGGTCGCGCATCTCGCGGGAGAACGACGTCAGGTGCAGCCGGGAGTCCACCTGCGGGCCGGTCACGTAGGTGCCCTTGCCGTGCACGCGCTCCAGCGCCCCGGTGTCCACGAGGTCGGCGATCGCCTGCCGGACGGTGACCCGGCTGACCCCGAGCCGGACGACCAGCGCCCGCTCGGAGGGGATCGCGTCACCCGGGTTCAGCTCGGTGTCGATCAGCTGCTCGAGGATGCCCCGGACCTGGGCGCGCTTGGTGGTGGTGGCGACGAGGGGACGTTCGAGCCGGTAGGGCCCGACCTCGCCACGACCGAACTCGTGCTGCAATGCTGCTCCTCGACGCGGGTGGACCTGCGCCGATAGTAGACCAGTCCCATACCAGCAGCAGGAGTGACGGAGTGCCGATCGAGCCCGCGACCGAGGCGACGGACGGCGCCCCCTCCCCCGCCGGCGGTGCCGGCAGCCAGATGGCCCGGGAGATCGCCGAGCAGCCCGAGGCGCTGGCCCGGACGCTGGCCGAGCTGCTGCCGCTGCGCCCCGAGATCGCCGCCCTGGCCCGGACCAAGCGCCGGCTGCTGCTGGTGGCGCGCGGCTCCAGCGACAACGCCGCCATCTACGCCCGCTACCTCGCCGAGGTGCACGCCGGCGTCGCGAGCGCGCTCGCCGCCCCGTCGGTGGCCACCCTCTACGCCGCCGAGCTGGACCTGTCCGACACCCTGGCCGTCTGCGTCAGCCAGTCGGGCTCCACCCAGGAGATCGTCGAGACCCTGGAGTGGGCCAAGCGCTGCGGCGCCGCGACGCTGGCCGTCACCAACGTGGCCGGCTCACCGCTGGCGGCCGGGGCCGACATCGCGCTGATCACCCAGGCCGGGCCCGAGCTCGCCGTCCCGGCGACCAAGACCTACACGACGCAGGTGGCCGCCCTGGCCGTGGCCGTCGACGCCCTGGCGCCCCGGAAGGGGACGCTGGACGCGGCCTTCGACGCCGTCCCGGCCCAGGCCGCGCGACTGCTGGACCCCGGACCGGCGCTCGACGCCATGGTCGAGGTCCTCGCCGGCACCCAGGAGGTGCTGGCCAGCGGCCGAGGCCTGGCCTTCGGCACCACCCTGGAGGTGGCGCTCAAGCTGGAGGAGACCTGCCTGCGGCCGGTCCGCGGGCTCTCCTACGCCGACCTCAAGCACGGCCCCATCGCCGTCGTCGACCAGCACCTGGTCACGGTCCTCGTCGCCGGGCCCAGCGGCCCGACGCTGCCCGGCCTGGTCGACCTGGCCGCGACGGTCCGGGCCACCGGCAGCCCCGTCCTCGGTCTCGGCGGCGACGAGCGCTTCCGCGCCGCCTGCGACCTGGCCGTGGCCGGGCCCGACCTGCCCGAGCTGCTCGCGCCGCTGGCCCTGCCGATCCCGGCCCAGCTGCTCACCGAGCGGCTGGCCCGGCGGCTGGGCCTGGATCCCGACGCCCCCCGCGGGCTGCGCAAGGTCACCCAGACCGACTGAGGCCGAGGCCGGCGACCGCGCAGGCACCCGGACCGCGCGCCGCCGGAGCGAGGAGGAGCCCGTGAACACGCTCCTCGTCCACGGGTGACGACGAAGCCGGCGGGTTAGAGCGCGGTCCGCGCCCGCGCGGAGCGAGGGCAGGACTCAGCAGCTCTCAGGCGGCGGCGGCCCGCCGGGCCAGCACCCGGCGCCGGAGCGCCGCCCGGTCCTCGGTGACGCCGAGCCGGTGCAGCACGCGCAGCGCGGTCCCCTCCTCGGTGGCCAGCAGGCCGAGGAAGACGTGCTCGGTGCCCAGGCTGCGGTGGCCCTCGGCCAGCGCCTCGCGCAGCGACAGCTCGAGCGCGCTCTTCGCCTCGCGGTTGAAGGGCAGGTGCCCGGCGCCGCTGCGGCGGCCGAACAGGCCGGGCCGTTGGCGGCGGCGGCGGTCCAGCGCGCCGGGGCCGAACGTCTCCTCGGCCCGGCGGCGGACCGCGTCGAGGTCGACGCCCAGGGCGCCGAGGGCCGCGGCGTCGTCGGCGTCGAAGACCTCCTCCGTGGCGGCCACGCCCTCTCCCGCGACGACGCCGAGGTCGGCGAGGACGCGGGCGGGGATGCCGTCGACGTCGTCGAGCACGCCGGCCAGCAGGTCGGCGGCCCCGATCTCGGCGTGGCCGGCCTGGCGGGCGTGGGACTGGGCGCCGACGACGGCGGCCCGGGCGGCGGTGGTGAAGCGTTCGAACACGGGGTCCTCCTCAGGTGTGCGGGGCGTGCTTCTTGTGGACGGCCTGCTTGGACACCCCGAGCGCCGCGGCGATGTCGGCCCAGGACCAGCCCTGCTGCCGCGCGCTGGCGACCTGGAGGTCCTCGAGCTGCTCCACGAGGCGGCGGAGGGCGGCGACGGCGCGGAGGCCGACGGCCGGGTCGGGACTGGTGGTGCCGTCGAGGGTGTCGGGTGCGGAGGCCATGGCGTCACCTTAGGTTGACGACTGCTCGACGTCAACCTTTGTTGACTGGCACCTCAGACCAGTCGCCTCCGCTCAGGCGGCGTCCGCCCAGCGCAGCGCCCAGGCGTACATGGCGATGGCCGCGGCGGCGCCGGCGTTCATCGAGCGGGTGGAGCCGTGCTGGGTGATCGCCACCAGCGACGAGCAGGCCGCCACCATCTCGTCGGTCAGCCCCGGGCCCTCGGAGCCGAAGACCAGGCAGGTCCGCTCGGGCAGCGCCGTGCGCTCCAGCGGCACGGAGCCGGGGAGGTTGTCGACCCCGACGGCGGTGTAGTCGTGCGCCGCGAGCCAGCCGGCCAGGTCGGCGACGTCGGGGTGGTGCTGGACGTGCAGGTAGCGGTCGGTGACCATCGCGCCGCGGCGGTTCCAGCGCCGGCGGCCGACGACGTGCACGCCGGCGACGTTGAAGGCGTTGGCCGTGCGGACGACCGAGCCGATGTTGAAGTCGTGCTCCCAGTTCTGGATCGCGACCCGCAGCGGGTGCCGCCGGGTGTCCAGGTCGGCGACGACGGCCTCCAGCCGCCAGTACCGGTACTGGTCGACGACGTTGCGGTGGTCGCCCTGCGCCAGCAGCTCCGGGTCCAGCCGCGGGTCGTCGGGCCAGGGCTCGGGGTGGGGTCCCACGCCGGGCCCGGCCGCCGCGACGACCTCGTCCTCGCTCAGGTAACTCACAGCGTGCGACGGTACCCTTCCGCCGGTGAACCCCCTGGTCGACGCCGTGC
This window harbors:
- a CDS encoding GntR family transcriptional regulator, which produces MQHEFGRGEVGPYRLERPLVATTTKRAQVRGILEQLIDTELNPGDAIPSERALVVRLGVSRVTVRQAIADLVDTGALERVHGKGTYVTGPQVDSRLHLTSFSREMRDRGLLPATVVLSASEEAADDEVAYALRIRPGRPVVRVERLRTADGTPMAYEVGHYPSALFPGLLQRELGSLYDVFASEYGVVVTSGEQTVRAESADASQARVLGIAKRAPLLVQERVTYAGDRVIELSTSWYRADRYRIHMAITPRGAREN
- a CDS encoding SIS domain-containing protein translates to MPIEPATEATDGAPSPAGGAGSQMAREIAEQPEALARTLAELLPLRPEIAALARTKRRLLLVARGSSDNAAIYARYLAEVHAGVASALAAPSVATLYAAELDLSDTLAVCVSQSGSTQEIVETLEWAKRCGAATLAVTNVAGSPLAAGADIALITQAGPELAVPATKTYTTQVAALAVAVDALAPRKGTLDAAFDAVPAQAARLLDPGPALDAMVEVLAGTQEVLASGRGLAFGTTLEVALKLEETCLRPVRGLSYADLKHGPIAVVDQHLVTVLVAGPSGPTLPGLVDLAATVRATGSPVLGLGGDERFRAACDLAVAGPDLPELLAPLALPIPAQLLTERLARRLGLDPDAPRGLRKVTQTD
- a CDS encoding LacI family DNA-binding transcriptional regulator, producing MARRATAQDVADLAGVSRSAVSLVLNGRGAGNISEEKQKAVRAAAAQLDYTPNAVALSLRSRRTRTLGVLTWPGVVGFSQTMLHRALRKAGEHSYLLLVMDTDDDAEVERRQLDTLRDRQVDGFLVVSPALAHYRPPEVLHSTPTVLLNCLDPDGAVSSVTPDEVQAGQRAAEVLLRHGHRRIGLLVGDPGSLQSRLRVAGVQQAATAAGVEPPQPVVAGRNIDDGARAARAVLSGPEPPTALVCTHERLAVGAALVAAELGLRVPQDLSLVSLEDGERLTSRLDPPMTTVHRPDGAMAEQAVGLLLERLGGASPEIRRMVFSCPLRERASVGCPGRAPGVLPRPR
- the purD gene encoding phosphoribosylamine--glycine ligase; the protein is MAEPSSVLVIGSGGREHALVLALARDPQVRAVHAAPGNPGTAEAATNHPVDALDGDAVAALATRLGVDLVVIGPEAPLVAGVADAVRAAGVACFGPSAAAARLEGSKAFAKEVMAAAGVPTARAHVCATADEVAAALDAFGPPYVVKDDGLAAGKGVVVTSDRDEALAHAAGCGRVVVEEYLDGPEVSLFAVTDGRTVRALQPAQDFKRVGDGDTGPNTGGMGAYTPLPWAPPDLVAEVTRTVLQPTVDELSRRGTPFAGLLYAGLALTRHGVRVIEFNARFGDPETQPLLALLRTPLARLLHAAATGTLDAEPELVWDAGSAVAVVVAAAGYPGTPRTGDPVGGLDVAVEGASVVQAGTAADARGRVVSSGGRVLAVVGTGADLARARERAYARLATVELEGSFHRTDIAAAAAEKQV
- a CDS encoding DUF3151 domain-containing protein: MTETHRNLLASSGAGPAPTLLPPDPATADLADRGREHFLATVAAHPDSTLCWALLAEAALTVGTLEADLGAYAYARTGYHRGLDALRRSGWKGSGPVPWEHEPNQGFLRALWALALAAERIGETAEHERCAQFLRDSSETGFTHLEAASAGLRR
- a CDS encoding TrmH family RNA methyltransferase; this encodes MSEDEVVAAAGPGVGPHPEPWPDDPRLDPELLAQGDHRNVVDQYRYWRLEAVVADLDTRRHPLRVAIQNWEHDFNIGSVVRTANAFNVAGVHVVGRRRWNRRGAMVTDRYLHVQHHPDVADLAGWLAAHDYTAVGVDNLPGSVPLERTALPERTCLVFGSEGPGLTDEMVAACSSLVAITQHGSTRSMNAGAAAAIAMYAWALRWADAA
- a CDS encoding helix-turn-helix domain-containing protein, coding for MASAPDTLDGTTSPDPAVGLRAVAALRRLVEQLEDLQVASARQQGWSWADIAAALGVSKQAVHKKHAPHT
- a CDS encoding adenylosuccinate synthase, whose protein sequence is MPGIVVVGAQWGDEGKGKATDQLGDRVDYCVRYSGGNNAGHTLVVNGERYALHLLPSGILNPECVPVIGNGVVVDLDVLFEEMDGLAARGVDAENLLVSANAHLITSYHQVIDKVTERFLGKNKIGTTGRGVGPAYSDKVNRIGIRVQDLLDESILRQKVEAALEQKNHLLVKVYNRRALDPDQVADHLLSHAARITPHVVDTSRVLNDALDRDEVVLFEGAQAHHLDVDHGTYPYVTSSNPVAAGACVGSGVGPTRINRVIGIAKAYTTRVGEGPMPTELLDADGEKLRQDGAEFGTTTGRPRRCGWFDAVVVEAAARANAFTDIFLTKLDILTGWERIPVCVGYEVGGVRHDTMPMSQSDFHHAVPVYEELDGWDEDISGCRSFDDLPKNTQAYVNRLEELCGARISGIGVGPSREQSILVHDLL
- a CDS encoding magnesium transporter CorA family protein — its product is MSSATAALSGPVPLSRVWAKGSVVAEDLTGEDLSDVLQLHTDASAWWVLPRDPDYGAAELRGVAQALDLDDLAVRDLLATDRRAKFEALGTARLVVTNLVTHDPASCSLTVHPISIIATDRVLICLVGDVDGFQPARLLLQKAELLAEGGVEVGLQLLITAVVNTYESAVQWLEDAADGLSEVLFEERPLSRSEQLDAFRLRSALSQLRRVTEPMRAVMTDLVDNPPPAPKGGKGGKSTRTVRRWGMIAEQHTRVAAAADALREVLSSVFDTSLALADVRMNAIMKKLTAWAAIIAVPTLVTGFAGMNVAFPLDGTVAGFWLVLVIMVVSAVVLYVGFRRRGWI
- a CDS encoding Clp protease N-terminal domain-containing protein, yielding MFERFTTAARAAVVGAQSHARQAGHAEIGAADLLAGVLDDVDGIPARVLADLGVVAGEGVAATEEVFDADDAAALGALGVDLDAVRRRAEETFGPGALDRRRRQRPGLFGRRSGAGHLPFNREAKSALELSLREALAEGHRSLGTEHVFLGLLATEEGTALRVLHRLGVTEDRAALRRRVLARRAAAA
- the fbaA gene encoding class II fructose-bisphosphate aldolase — its product is MPIATPEVYAEMIDAAKKGSFAYPAINVSSSQTLNACLQGFAEAGSDGIIQVSTGGAEYASGPTIKNQVTGAVALAAYAHEVAKNYPVNIALHTDHCPKDKLDGYVRPLIAISQERVDRGENPLFQSHMWDGSAVPVEENLSIAHELLAAAAKARIILEIEVGVVGGEEDGVSHEINDKLYTTVEDGMRTIEVLGTGEHGRYITALTFGNVHGVYKPGSVKLRPEVLKDIQEQVGAKIGKSNPFDLVFHGGSGSTLEEIRAAVDYGVIKMNIDTDTQYAFTRPAAAHMFSNYDGVLKVDGEVGNKKAYDPRAWGKAAEAGMAQRVVTACEDLRSTGTSLSSKA